The following are encoded in a window of Polynucleobacter sp. AP-Kolm-20A-A1 genomic DNA:
- a CDS encoding formate dehydrogenase: MSTKSKVALSEENTQSRRKFFIGAGAAVGAVAVASQTPVGKAVIQEISGTKTVKDVGQTMSAHMRKYYETTLI, from the coding sequence ATGAGCACTAAATCCAAAGTTGCTTTAAGCGAAGAAAATACACAGTCGCGCCGTAAGTTCTTTATTGGTGCAGGCGCTGCAGTTGGCGCTGTAGCTGTTGCTAGTCAAACTCCAGTTGGTAAGGCAGTTATCCAAGAAATTAGTGGCACCAAAACAGTGAAAGATGTCGGTCAAACGATGTCTGCACACATGCGCAAGTATTACGAAACCACTTTGATTTAA